The DNA region GGTATTCAGAGGTGGGGTTCTCAGAGAATATTTTGTACGACGGAATTCCGGATGTCCTGGTAACACTGCGAAGACTTGGTTTCAGAATGGGAGTTTGCACCTCCAAGCGAGTGGACTTTGCTGAAAGGATCCTCACTCTCTTCGATATTCGTCAATACTTTGAATTTGTTAATGGAGCGGAAGTAGGCATCAAGAAAAGTAGCCAGTTGAAAGAGCTTACGAATCAAAATTTTGTTAATTCGCGTTCGATAATGATTGGTGACCGGCACGTTGATATTGAAGCAGCTAAAGCGAATTCAATGAGATCAGTCGGCGTTCTTTACGGATATGGCTCGAAACAAGAAATCGAAAATACGTATCCTGAATGGATTGCGATAGAGCCAAAAGCTCTCTTGAACATTTTCGTGGATCTTTCAGTTATGGATGCAAAATAATCTTGTCAGCTAGGTTTTAAAACCAGACTCTTGGTGGGCTGTTTGAATCAGGACGGTCACTTGCTGAAGTTGATGATCGCGTTGGTAGGTCAATTCAAGGATGCCTTCGGCATCACAGCCACCTTCCTGAAACCTTTATCGGATCCCAGATTGCAAGCGCTCGAAGTCAGTTGGGCAGCTCCTTACAGCAGCATTAGGTGATTTTGTTGGTATATCTCCACAATGCGACGAAA from Candidatus Planktophila sp. includes:
- a CDS encoding HAD-IA family hydrolase, whose protein sequence is MDLSHSIEQTPCELTFDLDGTLTDPALGFVRSVNFSLESHGISPVEEDDLKKFIGPPLDGAFREILHLDQDKDFSSFVSKYRERYSEVGFSENILYDGIPDVLVTLRRLGFRMGVCTSKRVDFAERILTLFDIRQYFEFVNGAEVGIKKSSQLKELTNQNFVNSRSIMIGDRHVDIEAAKANSMRSVGVLYGYGSKQEIENTYPEWIAIEPKALLNIFVDLSVMDAK